One part of the Bicyclus anynana chromosome 8, ilBicAnyn1.1, whole genome shotgun sequence genome encodes these proteins:
- the LOC112053450 gene encoding uncharacterized protein LOC112053450 has protein sequence MDIYGYPAFPYNQSDELAKQMFAQQALASPGPYRGIPEAHNMPAPTGAPWNVQNLPWSMQSPPNLVQFTAETPAEAKVSPVIHCKRKSLDVEPPVIPAKQLITEEKMAAHMSSLHISANYTQHSLASEDVMEVAVDTSMLCEKLKGHTIVLSEDVKKVQEEPILPTALIERLHKPQMSLVVWKPRENVLDKIKEENDQNNDEETPKKRNGVLVPEHSRMEMEM, from the exons ATGGATATTTACGGATATCCCGCGTTTCCGTACAACCAGTCAGATGAACTCGCTAAACAAATGTTTGCGCAGCAAGCTCTAGCTTCCCCGGGTCCCTATCGTGGGATTCCTGAAGCACACAACATGCCTGCTCCTACGGGAGCTCCATGGAATGTCCAGAATCTGCCATGGAGCATGCAATCACCGCCGAATCTCGTACAGTTCACCGCTGAGACACCCGCAGAAGCTAAAGTGTCTCCCGTCATCCATTGTAAAAGAAAGAGTTTAGACGTTGAACCTCCAGTAAT TCCAGCAAAACAGCTAATAACAGAAGAAAAAATGGCAGCACATATGAGCAGTCTACACATATCTGCAAACTACACACAACACTCGCTAGCATCTGAAGATGTGATGGAAGTGGCTGTGGACACCAGCATGCTGTGTGAGAAGCTCAAGGGACACACTATTGTACTGTCTGAAGATGTTAAAAAAGTGCAAGAGGAACCAATACTGCCCACTGCTTTAATAGAaag ATTACACAAACCCCAAATGTCCTTAGTAGTGTGGAAGCCCAGAGAAAATGTCCTAGACAAGATAAAAGAAGAGAATGACCAGAATAATGATGAGGAAACACCTAAGAAAAGAAATGGAGTCCTTGTGCCAGAACATTCTAGAATGGAGATGGAAATGTGA